A stretch of DNA from Thalassospiraceae bacterium LMO-SO8:
TTCGCCATGCGCGACTGGGAGACCTCGCGTCATGCCGATGCGTTGTGCGCCTGGCGCATTCGGCTGTTCCCAAGGCACCCAAAACGCGCGCGGCCAAGTCGAAACGAAAAGGCATACAACTGACTGAAGAGCTCGAAGCCATCATCGACCGGCTAAAACGCACGGCCACATGTTGGCACATTGACGAAAAGTCGGAGACCTACACGTTTGATTTCTTCATTACCAAAGCAACCCGCGACGCGTTTTCCCATTTTTGGGACGGAGCTTTTTCGCTTTACAGATCGTTGCACAAGCTTGCCCTACTGAACGATCTCGCGATCCCACGCGCGGCACGCCACCGGCTGGAAAAGGCGGTCAAGGAAAGGCGGTTTGCATCGAGACTGCCGGAGCCACAGCAAGAAGACATGGTTTTCGGGTTCGAAGAAGTGCGGTTTTGGCCGGAGGGCAATCGTGCAGAAGCAGTCGACTACGTTTCACTTTCAGACGGAGAGCACCAACAGGCCTTGATCCTCGGCACGTATGCCATGGTCACGGATACAAACGCCATTTTTCTGCTCGATGAGCCGGAGTCACATTTCAATCCAAAATGGCGCGTGAAGTTCGTCCGGCGTTTGATGGATATGACGGGCAATCGTGGCAACCAAGAAGTCTTGCTGACGACGCATGCCCCGTTTGTTCCATCGGACATGCCACGCGAGCAGGTCATGATTTTTTCGCGGAACGAACAGACCGGTAAAGTCGAAGTGGCAGAACCAAAGATAGAGACGTTTGGAACCGCTTTCGATCGCATTCTCGAAATGTGTTTCGACATTCGCCCCCCAAATTCGCAGATCGCAGAGGAAGAGATCGAGCGATTGTTAAAGTCAAAAAATTTGGAGGAGGTAGAAGCAGGCTTCAAAGAGCTGGGCCCATCTACAGGCAAGGCTCTCCTTGCCGACCATCTGCGCAAACTGAAGAACCAGCCTGTCTAATGCTATTTTCATACCCAGCTAATGCGTTGGCATCGAACTGGCTGAACTCAACAGTCATTGATGTATTGATCGCTGGGATGGATGCTATTGATGCTGGAGGCGCGCCCGTAGAATGGCCGACGTGCTTGCCAAATGCACGACGAACAGTTCTCAGGCGGCGAACCGGCCTAAGACGAAAACTTGAAGAGTTCTGGGAGTTATACGCAGAGCTCAATGATCAAGAAAAAGCGACTGTGCGTGAGGCAATTGCGCGCCAGACGGATCTACCAGGCATTTATTCGAACCATACCCCTTGTCCATCCTTGTCAGGCTTGCCATTGAACATCCGCCCGAAGGTTCGAAAACTATTTGATTACTTATACGATCAGTTGGGTGAAATCAAAGAAGGCGAGGAGTGCCTTAGAGACATTCAGTACAGGGCCATATACCTCAGCGGAATTAGAATATGCCCGTTTTGCGGTCTCAATTACTTCAGAGCGCCGAACGCGCCCCGACATGCGCTCGACCATTTGTTGGACAAGCCTCGGTATCCCTTCTCAGCAGCCGACCTTCGCAATCTTCCCCCGACCTGCCATGAATGCAATTCAACCTACAAACACACCACAGACATTATTCACAAAGCCGATGGATCAAGACGACGATGCTCAGACCCATACTCTGGTCCTGTATTCTCGATAAGCTTGGCAGCCAGTGAGTTCTTTTCAGGCAACGAGATTGGCGGCTGGAGACTGCCCCGCTGGGAAGTCGAACTTGTCGGCCCAGGTAACGAACAAGCCGAGACTTGGGATACCGTGTATCAAATAAAAACGCGATACTGCCGTGATATATTGGACGCGGATTTTCTCTCGTGGATCCAACATTTTTCAAATTGGTACAGTCGTAAATTCGGAAAGGGGACATCATCGGCACAGGTTGCTGATCGCCTGCCGCGGTATATTGATTCAGTCATTCAAGACGGTTTCGCAGATCGCGCTTTTTTAAAAGCCGAAGCATTTCGATTTGTGCACGAATCTTGTGATGCCCCAGGCCTAGGTGAAGACGTTCGCGAGTGGCTATGGAACTTCGTAGAGTATGCCACTTAGGCCATAGGCTAATGGAATTATCAGGATCATGCGCAACTCGACGAGCTTCGCCCCACGGATTTGCCTTTTTGACGCCGACACGACTTTCTTTCCAAATCGGGTCAACTACCTAATTTAGAACGTGGGTAGAAACGTAGGTATTATCTCAAATTATAATTATTCCCTTTATTATCAAAGGTAAATGGCGGACTCCCTCTCCGCCATTATGTCTCTGAATTTCGAAAATAGCCGGTCAGACGCCGGGCCTTTGGCGGCCCGGGCGGCGTTGGCCGCTTATGGGTTCGCGGTTTCGTCCACGGGCAGCGGTTGCGGGCCCCGGACGGCGCGCCAGAACGGAATGACGTTGGCGTTGTAGTCCTTGTCGCCCCGCCCCTTCAGTTCCTCATGCAACCGGCGCAGGTTGTGATAGGGCACGCCCGGATAGATGTGATGGGCGGTGTGGAAGCGCAGGCCGAGCGGCTGCAGAAGCGCCGCCAGGGGGGCCTCCACCGTGAAGCTGTCGAGCACATGGTCCCGTTTGTCGGTTTGCGCGACATGCCCGATCATGCGGTGTTCAAAGGGAATCCGCATGGTCCCCGCCATCCAGCCGCCGACCAGGATGGCGTAATAGATCGGCAGCCATTGCAGCGCCGTCAGACAAAACACAGCGAAAATGACAAGCGAGTAGCGGCTCAGCCAGGTGATTTCCTTGCGGTAGCGTTCCTCGACATCGCTGCCCATGGTGAAGCCGTGCCGCCGGAGCACGCGTTCCAACCCTTCTTCCGCGTTCGCCCCCAGGCTGGCCGTCGTCGCCAGGAACAGGTTCAGGAACGGCATCAGGAACGGCGCGATGAACACGACGAAGATCATCAGGGCGTGATTGGTGCGCAGCGGCAGATACTGCGGGTCGTCCTTGGTCCCGAACACGCCCAGGGAATGATGAGTCAGGTGCGGCTTATAAAACCGCGATGCGGGCAGCAGGATGACGGCGCCGACCGTCAGGTTCCACAGCAGGGCAAAGCGTCTCATCTTCCTGTCCCCCTGGCGGTGGGTGATCTCGTGCGCGAAGCAGGCGCCCCGATACAGGGACAAACTGCCGAGAATCATGGGCAGGACACGCATCCAGCCGTCCGTTTCGAGGGCCCAAATGAAACAGGCCGCGAACACCGCGAAGGACGCCAGGAAATCCGCGTAATAGATCGCCATATCGGCATCGTAGTAGGATTTGTCGATCATGCCGGGCCCCGCCTATCCTAGCCCTTCGTTGAATAAATGATGGGGCATCGGAATGCAATCGGCCCCCCGCCGCCCCTCGCGTCCGATTTCGTCCTTCACAACTCCTTGATATCCAACTTTAATGCACGCCACCATTGGGGGCAGGAGGGGGAATTATGAAGAAGACGATCCGCGACATCGCGCATGCCATACAGCGTGCCCAACCCGAGGCAAGTTTCACGGTCCGCTTTTGGGACGGAGAGACGATCGAAATCGGCGACTCCCCGGCATTCGTGCTGTGGTTCAAGGAAAAGCGGGCACTTTCCCGCACGCTTGCCGACGCCTTCATGGGCTTTGGCGAATCCTACATGGCCGGCGACATCGAGGTTGAAGGCGACCTGCAGGAGCTTTTTCGGCTCAGCTGGTCCGTCGACTTCGCCAACAATCCCATATCGCTGGGCCTGAAGGTGCGCATGGCCGTGGCCTATATCCTGAACCAGAACACATTCACCCGCGCACGCAAGAACATTTCCCACCATTACGACATCGGCAACGAGTTCTACGAACTCCTGCTGGGCCCGACCATGGCCTATACCTGCGCCTACTACCACACGCCGGAAGACACCATCGACCAGGCGCAAATCAACAAATTCGACCACATCTGCCGCAAGGTGATGCTCGCCCCCGGCGACCACATCGCCGACCTGGGCTGCGGCTGGGGCGGTCTTTTGATCCACGCCGCCAAGCACTACGGCGTGACCGGAGTCGGCGTTTCCTTGTCACGAGAACAGGTCGATTTCGCCAATCGACGGATCGCCGCAGCGGGCCTGACGGACAAGGTGGAGGTCCAATTCCGCGACTACCGGGAGATCGAAGGGACCTACGACAAGCTGGTCACGGTGGGGATGATGGAGCATGTGGGCTGGCGCTTCATCCCGGGTTGTTTCAAGAAGATCAGCGAGGTCCTCAAGCCCGGCGGCCTGGGCTTGGTCCATACCATCGGCAACGACACGCCCCACCATAACGACCCTTGGACCGAAAAATACCTGTTCCCCGGTTCGCGGGTCCCGACCTTGACCCAGCTTGTCGAGAACGCGGCACAGGCCGGCATGAACGTGATCGACGTGGAGAACCTTCGCCTGCACTATCCGCCGACGATCAACGCCTGGCTCGATTCCTTCAATCGGAACGAGGATCGCATCCGCGAGATGTTCGATGAGACCTTCGTGCGCATGTACCGACTGTATATGGCCGTATCCGCCGTTTCGTTCACGCACGGCGACAATCGACTGTTCCACGTCGTGTTCACGAACGGCCTGGCCAACGACCTGCCCCTGACCCGCGGACACCTCTACCGCGACTGATGACATCTGGATTCCGGGAATGAGCGATGACCGCCGCCATATCGTGGTGATCTACACCGATGCCGGCGGCGGTCACCGGATGACCGCGTTCGCGTCCAAGGAAATTCTGGAGGCGACCGGGCTTTACCGGGTGACGCTGATCAACCCCTACAAGGAACTGATGCCGCATCTGGATCTTTTGTTGCGCCTTTCCGGCCGCCGATCCGAGGACATCTACAACGAAACGATCCTGCGCGACGGGCGCACGGGCCTGTACTGTCTGTTGTACTACGTCATGGTGCTGATCAATTTCCGCCTGTCGGCGCGCGAAGGGCGGCGGACCTTCGCGGACTATTTCGAACGCCAGCGCCCCGACATGGTGATCAGCGTGCTGCCCATGCTGAACCGGGCGATCTTCGACGGGCTTCAGGACTATCGGATGCGGGGCGGCGGGCGGGAAACGGCGCGCGGCGTCGTGCTCATCACCGACTGGGCGGAAATGGGCCGCCACGTCTGGTTTCCCAGGGGCCGGGACTACGACGCCATCTGCGGGACCGAGGAGGCCCACCGCCGCGCGGCGTCCGACGCCGTCCCTGCCGGACGCGTCCACCGAACCCAGGGCTTGCTGTTGAAGCCTGCGTTCCTCGCCGGCCCCGCGGCGGACAAGGCCGCCGCCCGCGCCGCCCTCGGCCTGGCGCCGGACCGGCCGGTCGTCTGCGTGCTCTACGGCGGCGGCGGCAGTTGGCGCATGCGCGACCTGGCGCTGTCGATGAAAGACACGCCGCCGAACGGACAGGTGGTCTTCATGTGCGGGCATAACGACGCGCTGGCGGAGGAACTGCGGGCCGTCGACTGGCCCTTCCCGGCGCGGGTGGTCGGCTTCACCGACGACGTGGCGGGCTATCTCGGCATGGCCGACGTGTTCGTGGGCAAGCCGGGGCCGGGCAGCGTCAGCGAGGCCCTGGCCTGCGGGCTGTCGCTGCTTGTCGACCGAACCATGGCCCTGCCGCAGGAAAAGCCGGTGCTGCGATGGCTCAAGAAATCGGGCGCGGGCCGGGCCTTCACCAGCCTGGCGGAATTTCACCAGGCGCTGGCCGACCTGTTGGGCCGCCACCGCACAGGGGGGCCGCCGGCCCACCCCAACACGGCGGCCGCCGAATTGCCCGCGATCATCGCCGGTATCCTGGACCGCGACAACGGACGCCACGGGGAATAGCCGGCATGCTGACGTTTCTTCTGAACGTCTGGGACCGCTATCTAAGCCCTCATTCCCGGATGAAACGCCTGCCCGCGCGGATCCTCGCGCACCTCGAACCGAACAGCGACATCCTGGACGTCGGGTCCTATGACGGCGCCCTGGCGGAACGGCTTGTTCTGGGCGATCCGACGATTTCCCTGACCGCGGTCGACGTCGTTGTCGCGCCCACCCCCCGCATGCCGGTCCTCCGCTACGACGGGCATCGCCTGCCCTTCGCGGACGATGCGTTCGATATCGTCACCTTGATCGACGTTCTTCACCACGACGACCACCCGGAAGCGGTTCTTGGGGAAGCCGCCCGGGTCGCCCGGCGCAAGGTGGTGATCAAGGATCACTATTGGAACACCCGGTTGGAGCGGTGGATTCTCCGCCTATCGGATTTTCTCGGGAACCGGCACCGCGGGATAAACCTGCCCAACCATTATCTGAAACCCGCGGAATGGGACGCGTTGTTCGACACGGCCGGTCTCCGGGTCATCAAGCAGGAAACCTTCCGCTACGGTTTTCTCGATCGGTGCAATCAGGTGATTTTCGTGGCCGGGCGGCGCTAGCGGCGTCTCAGGACGCCGGCAGCGGGGACAGGCGCCGGCCGCCCAGATAGAGCAACACCACCGCCGGCATCAGCAGGACATGATAGGTGCCGTAAAGCCCCAGGCCGAAGAAGCCCGGGCTGCCCAGCGGGATCAGGGCGGAAGCCCCGAGCGTGCCCAAAACCCCCAGACACATGGCGACGGAGCCCTTGCCGCCGCGCAACCCGAACAGGCTGAGAATCAGCAGCAGAAGCATCACCACCGTATAAAACCCGACGACGGCCAGGAAATTGTCGGAGGTGGCCACCGTCCACAGCGTCGCCGCCAGCCCGGCGGCCCCGGCCGCCAGCACCACCGTCCGCCAGCGGGACGGCAAAAACTGGGCCACCGCCGCCATCAGCATGGTGAAGCTGGCCAGCGCGATGGCCGCGCGCGTGGCGATGGCCATGGCGGGGTGCCCAGGATGGTCCACCGCCTCGAAGAACCCGTGATCGATGGCGCCGAGCATGGTCGCCGTGCCGGTCAGAAACAGCGTGACGGCCCAGTACCAGGCCGGAGAATGAACCGAGATGTCAGGCCGGAACAACAACCCGGCCAGGAGAAACGTCTCGCAGGCGAGAATCACGTCGGTCAGGGCGGTGATGGCAAGGCTGCTGAGCATGGGCGGTGTCTCGATGCTGGTTTGGCGGAACGGACCGGTCGACTGTATAAACAAGACGATGATGTTCTAGTACTTAAACCTGTCGTCGCAAGGGAGAACTGGCATTTGGACGTCCTGCACGGCACGCATCCTGGCCCCGCGACACTGGTGCGGCCGTCACGCCTGCTCGTCATCCTGAACCACTCCCTCGGTCAACGGCGGGAGCGGCGGTTTCGCCATGTGCTGGCGGGATTGCGGCACGCCGGATGCAGGGTCGATGTCCAAACCACCTTCGCCCCTGGCGAAGCCAGCCGGCTCGTCCGGGCCGCCGACAAGTCGGCGTTCGACGCCATCGCCGTGGCCGGCGGCGACGGCACCGTGAACGACGCCGTCAACGGTGTCACGCCCACGTCACCGGCGCTCGGTCTCATCCCGATCGGCACGGCCAACGTCCTGGCCCGGGAACTCGGCCTGGGCACGGGGCCAGAGGCCATCGTCGATTGCCTGACCCGGGGGCGTTTCCTGGCGGTCCGCCCGGGCGTCGCCAACGGCCGGCGGTTCTTGATGATGGCCAGCGCCGGATTCGACGCCCAGGTCGTGGACGGCCTGAACCAGGATCTGAAGCGGCGCATCGGCAAGGCGGCCTATGTGGTGGAGGCCGCCCGCAGGATCGTCCGCTATGCATGTCCGCCGCTGGCCCTTCGGATCGATGGCCGGCCGGTCACGGCGGCAACCATCGTGGCCTGCCGCGGTCGCCACTACGGCGGCGGATTCGTGCTGGCACCTGGCGCGGAGCTGACGACGCCCCGCTTCCAGGTTGCCCTGTTCCGCCGCCCCGGACGCCTGGCGACGGTCGGCTACTCTCTCGCCCTGCCGCTTGGACTGCTGACCCGGCTGAACTTGATCGACCACGTGGCCGCGGACCGTATCGATATCGCGGGCCCATCCGGCAATCCGGTGCAAGGCGATGGCGACATCATTGCCCGTCTGCCGGTCACGTTGACCATCGCCGACGACCCCGTGTTCCTGATCGCGCCGGCGGCCTGACATCCGGTCACAGCATTTCGTCAAGGGTCCGGCAGGCGGTCATCCAGTCGAATTCCCGGCGCGCCTTCTCCGGCGTTTCCGGCAAGACCGCAAGGGCACGGCGCAAAGCCGCCACCGCGCCGTCCGCGTCGGAATAAAAATGGACGTTCGGATAATCCCGAAACGGGTCGTTGGCGGCACATTCCGGTAGGACCACGTGACGGCCCGCGACCAGGGCCTCCATCGTCGTGCTGCACAGAACCTCGCTGAGTGACGGGTTGAAGAACACACGGTAGTTCGCCATGTCGCACCATGGGCTGGTGCTGGAACCAAGAAAGCGGACCGGCGCCCCGCGATCCGCCGCCCGCCGCTCAATGGCCGCCCGGTCGGGCCCCTCGCCCAGCACGTCGATCTCCAGGTTCATGCGTTTGGCGGTTTCGATGATCGCCGCCAGCCCCTTGTTCCAGACCAGGCGGCCCAGAAAGAAAACGCCCCGATTGCCGGCCTCGACCGGCGCGACCCGGGCGTAGTCGGAGACCACGCCGGTTACACGGGCCACCCTCATGGGGTGGCCAAGGCCGTTCAGCGCGACCGCCTGCGACAGCGGAACGATGAAGTCCGTATGGGCGCGCATCAGCCGGGCGTGGCGCCATTCGACGAATCGGGCGGCCAAATCGCAGCCGGGGAAGTCAGCGGCGCGGATATAATGCCCGTAATTGGTCATGACGACGCCGACCACCCGTTCCGCCGCAAGGCGCCGGCGCGGGCGGCTCGTCGGAAACCAATGAAGGTGTTCGGGTTCCTGCAATACGTAGGCACGGGCATCCGGCACGGCGGCGTAGACATCCGCCAACGCCACGATGCTGGCGAGCGGACCCGCGTAGTAGCCGCGGTAGAATCGCACCTCCGGCAACGGCGGCGCGCCCAGGCGTTCCGCTTCCTCAACCAGCCAACGGGCCTGATCGCCCGGCGTGTCGAACAGGACCCGATTCCACAACCGGCGCTGCGAACCCGCCCCCAGCCAGGGCACCACCAGGACCGTTCGTCGGCCCAGGGCCGCCAACCCACAGGCATGCCAAAGCGAAAAGAACGCGGGCCCCGTCCGCCACGGCAACGCCGCCGTGGAAATGACGGCGACGTCGATTTCGGCGGCATCGTCCGGGCGGATTGTTTCGTGTCGCGGCGGCATGGCAGGATGGTCCTTGTTCCGGCGGCCGTTGCCGCCACGAAACTCTAGAAACTTACGGATTCAATGTCCAAAATGAAGCAGAGGGAATAATGGCGGACCAGACTGTCAATCAGACTGCGGAGACATCCGCCCGGCCGCCGGCGAACGCAGCACAGCAGGCGAAGAGCCTGCGGATGTTGGCGCCGGACACCCGCGAGGCCATGTTCTCCATTGCCAAGCGTATCTCCTTCAAGGCGGGTGAGTTGATCTTTCCCGAAGGTGCGCTGACCAATGAATTCTATATCATCGAAGAAGGCCACGTGGTCGGCTTCCGCGCCCAGAGCCATGACGGCGGCGAAGGCGAATGGTCCGTGGTCCGCCTAGGTCCGGGCGAGATCTTGGGCGAAATGTCGTTCCTCGACGGCGGGCCGCGCCAGATCAGCGTCCGCGCGGACAGCGACTGCACGCTTCTCAGCTTCCATCCCT
This window harbors:
- a CDS encoding restriction system-associated AAA family ATPase, with the protein product MRLRALKIEKSAAGGGLFDGAKIWFGREMDGKTNEPLAPLCLIGPNGSGKSQFLQLIAEIFQAAWHAHAPNEERKSANAEVLFDLTYMISPDGKDNAETVRLVRTLKGKKPGPIELHLGEDEVIKSSSKKFGQYLPSIVIGYTSGDNETLSLPFLASRSGYADDVARAALSDSGESAVPDNRLMLIDYGTNLEVLFSNLILGSEHVRGELLRHARLGDLASCRCVVRLAHSAVPKAPKTRAAKSKRKGIQLTEELEAIIDRLKRTATCWHIDEKSETYTFDFFITKATRDAFSHFWDGAFSLYRSLHKLALLNDLAIPRAARHRLEKAVKERRFASRLPEPQQEDMVFGFEEVRFWPEGNRAEAVDYVSLSDGEHQQALILGTYAMVTDTNAIFLLDEPESHFNPKWRVKFVRRLMDMTGNRGNQEVLLTTHAPFVPSDMPREQVMIFSRNEQTGKVEVAEPKIETFGTAFDRILEMCFDIRPPNSQIAEEEIERLLKSKNLEEVEAGFKELGPSTGKALLADHLRKLKNQPV
- a CDS encoding cyclopropane-fatty-acyl-phospholipid synthase family protein; translated protein: MKKTIRDIAHAIQRAQPEASFTVRFWDGETIEIGDSPAFVLWFKEKRALSRTLADAFMGFGESYMAGDIEVEGDLQELFRLSWSVDFANNPISLGLKVRMAVAYILNQNTFTRARKNISHHYDIGNEFYELLLGPTMAYTCAYYHTPEDTIDQAQINKFDHICRKVMLAPGDHIADLGCGWGGLLIHAAKHYGVTGVGVSLSREQVDFANRRIAAAGLTDKVEVQFRDYREIEGTYDKLVTVGMMEHVGWRFIPGCFKKISEVLKPGGLGLVHTIGNDTPHHNDPWTEKYLFPGSRVPTLTQLVENAAQAGMNVIDVENLRLHYPPTINAWLDSFNRNEDRIREMFDETFVRMYRLYMAVSAVSFTHGDNRLFHVVFTNGLANDLPLTRGHLYRD
- a CDS encoding class I SAM-dependent methyltransferase; amino-acid sequence: MLTFLLNVWDRYLSPHSRMKRLPARILAHLEPNSDILDVGSYDGALAERLVLGDPTISLTAVDVVVAPTPRMPVLRYDGHRLPFADDAFDIVTLIDVLHHDDHPEAVLGEAARVARRKVVIKDHYWNTRLERWILRLSDFLGNRHRGINLPNHYLKPAEWDALFDTAGLRVIKQETFRYGFLDRCNQVIFVAGRR
- a CDS encoding diacylglycerol kinase family protein, which encodes MRPSRLLVILNHSLGQRRERRFRHVLAGLRHAGCRVDVQTTFAPGEASRLVRAADKSAFDAIAVAGGDGTVNDAVNGVTPTSPALGLIPIGTANVLARELGLGTGPEAIVDCLTRGRFLAVRPGVANGRRFLMMASAGFDAQVVDGLNQDLKRRIGKAAYVVEAARRIVRYACPPLALRIDGRPVTAATIVACRGRHYGGGFVLAPGAELTTPRFQVALFRRPGRLATVGYSLALPLGLLTRLNLIDHVAADRIDIAGPSGNPVQGDGDIIARLPVTLTIADDPVFLIAPAA
- a CDS encoding glycosyltransferase → MPPRHETIRPDDAAEIDVAVISTAALPWRTGPAFFSLWHACGLAALGRRTVLVVPWLGAGSQRRLWNRVLFDTPGDQARWLVEEAERLGAPPLPEVRFYRGYYAGPLASIVALADVYAAVPDARAYVLQEPEHLHWFPTSRPRRRLAAERVVGVVMTNYGHYIRAADFPGCDLAARFVEWRHARLMRAHTDFIVPLSQAVALNGLGHPMRVARVTGVVSDYARVAPVEAGNRGVFFLGRLVWNKGLAAIIETAKRMNLEIDVLGEGPDRAAIERRAADRGAPVRFLGSSTSPWCDMANYRVFFNPSLSEVLCSTTMEALVAGRHVVLPECAANDPFRDYPNVHFYSDADGAVAALRRALAVLPETPEKARREFDWMTACRTLDEML
- a CDS encoding fatty acid desaturase → MIDKSYYDADMAIYYADFLASFAVFAACFIWALETDGWMRVLPMILGSLSLYRGACFAHEITHRQGDRKMRRFALLWNLTVGAVILLPASRFYKPHLTHHSLGVFGTKDDPQYLPLRTNHALMIFVVFIAPFLMPFLNLFLATTASLGANAEEGLERVLRRHGFTMGSDVEERYRKEITWLSRYSLVIFAVFCLTALQWLPIYYAILVGGWMAGTMRIPFEHRMIGHVAQTDKRDHVLDSFTVEAPLAALLQPLGLRFHTAHHIYPGVPYHNLRRLHEELKGRGDKDYNANVIPFWRAVRGPQPLPVDETANP